The following are encoded in a window of Streptomyces sp. 11x1 genomic DNA:
- a CDS encoding STAS domain-containing protein: protein MDRGTVGSAQSGRLRVEVREEGPSAVVTPAGELDHHTADLLREPLESCLDKGFTRLVVDCSRLEFCDSTGLNVLLGVRLRAEAAGGGVHLAGMLPAVARVFEITGADAVFTVHDSLEAALGD, encoded by the coding sequence ATGGACCGTGGGACGGTCGGCAGCGCACAGTCGGGCCGACTACGGGTCGAGGTGCGGGAAGAGGGCCCCAGCGCCGTCGTGACCCCGGCGGGTGAGCTCGATCACCACACCGCCGATCTGTTGCGTGAGCCACTCGAGAGCTGTCTGGACAAGGGGTTCACCCGTCTGGTGGTGGACTGCTCACGCCTGGAGTTCTGCGACTCCACCGGGCTCAACGTCCTGCTGGGCGTGCGGCTCAGGGCGGAGGCGGCGGGCGGCGGCGTCCATCTGGCGGGCATGCTCCCGGCGGTGGCGCGGGTCTTCGAGATCACCGGGGCGGACGCGGTGTTCACCGTCCACGACAGCCTTGAGGCCGCCCTGGGTGACTAG
- a CDS encoding ATP-binding protein has protein sequence MSTTRPVSPGDRGPEPGAGGASGMPGGDPPEAPAASRLPRRLDFEGESGVVPLARDFTRQALYAWGWLPAATADQRAAAEDVLLVVSELVTNACLHAGGPAELRIGCDNKVLRIEVSDRGTGSPAPRTPHRAGRPGGHGMFIVQRLCLDWGVVRAPGASGKTVWAELGAPA, from the coding sequence ATGAGCACCACCCGGCCTGTCTCGCCGGGCGACCGCGGCCCGGAACCGGGTGCCGGCGGCGCTTCCGGGATGCCGGGCGGGGATCCGCCCGAGGCCCCCGCCGCGAGCCGACTTCCCCGTCGACTCGACTTCGAGGGCGAGAGCGGCGTGGTGCCGCTCGCCCGTGACTTCACCCGCCAGGCGCTGTACGCGTGGGGGTGGCTGCCGGCCGCGACCGCGGACCAGCGGGCCGCGGCCGAGGACGTGCTGCTGGTCGTCTCCGAACTGGTCACCAACGCCTGTCTGCACGCCGGGGGTCCGGCCGAACTGCGCATCGGGTGCGACAACAAGGTGCTGCGCATCGAGGTGTCCGACCGGGGGACGGGCAGCCCGGCGCCGCGCACACCGCATCGGGCCGGACGGCCGGGCGGACACGGGATGTTCATCGTGCAGCGGCTCTGCCTGGACTGGGGGGTCGTGCGGGCCCCCGGGGCGTCCGGGAAGACGGTGTGGGCGGAGCTGGGAGCACCCGCGTAG